One genomic region from Pirellulales bacterium encodes:
- a CDS encoding carboxypeptidase regulatory-like domain-containing protein — MRKFALLIVATLIGPPVANGQPTQSFLTLRLDNFVGRLVDVRGEPLPGARVSRLDAKRHPLAGAEAVTADAKGDFKLPAVPGPQFDAPGLTSLAVVTAEGNYYEINAEVTPDFLGPQDIYVPTFKDAKVKGPADVGVGELAGLVVDQEGKPLEDVEVHVSDWQPTYRKKTNKDGIFRIPMLGRGAKVEVRFKKPGYSAETFIHQPTGASGWVVALGNATCITGTVRDPDGKPAGGVSIRVNQRPKMADGVLIDAIWTETKSDDDGKFTLYLQPDIYELRVKSENQGVLRLTSQVVNRGTNELDLDLTAGIAFRAVVVDAASGEPVSGVRLSNWQQRDIEGRSNDDGLLIIPAMLPGEFQFEVSAASYGRWWCEECISDWNHRTINNEQLKWQRNFDRLDFDLRPGMPTAKIFVERGVRIRGRVVDPDGNPVGEATVAPALTGTGNSLTGDTRYSVPTKMDGTFEMLLPASNDAQYNLVAHDGKYNEWRKWANGVLPPISTVPGQEIDDVEIKLTRGATVRGQVTDADGKPVAFCEVRATPKDARENRYYEPSVKTGANGKFEIMFIRPGEQLIQVVQMAPLGRQNAGKLTSAVTLASGEIVNDFEFESAGAPALK, encoded by the coding sequence GTGCGCAAGTTCGCTTTACTTATCGTTGCGACGCTTATCGGCCCACCTGTGGCAAATGGGCAGCCGACTCAGTCATTTCTGACATTGCGGCTAGACAATTTCGTAGGCCGGCTGGTTGACGTGCGCGGTGAGCCATTGCCTGGGGCGCGCGTTTCTCGGCTCGACGCGAAGCGCCACCCGCTCGCCGGTGCCGAGGCTGTCACGGCCGATGCCAAGGGGGACTTCAAGTTGCCGGCGGTTCCAGGGCCGCAATTCGACGCGCCCGGCTTGACGTCTCTGGCTGTAGTGACTGCCGAAGGGAACTATTACGAAATCAACGCCGAGGTAACTCCCGACTTTCTCGGGCCTCAGGATATTTATGTTCCCACGTTCAAGGATGCGAAGGTCAAGGGGCCGGCGGACGTTGGCGTGGGAGAGTTGGCCGGTCTAGTGGTCGACCAAGAAGGTAAGCCGCTCGAAGACGTCGAGGTACACGTTTCGGACTGGCAGCCGACTTATCGAAAAAAGACCAATAAAGATGGCATCTTTCGTATCCCGATGCTGGGACGTGGCGCCAAGGTCGAAGTGCGGTTCAAGAAGCCCGGCTATTCGGCGGAAACGTTCATTCATCAGCCGACCGGCGCATCGGGTTGGGTCGTAGCGCTCGGCAATGCGACTTGCATCACGGGCACAGTGCGCGATCCTGACGGCAAGCCGGCCGGGGGCGTATCGATCCGCGTCAATCAACGGCCGAAGATGGCCGACGGTGTGCTCATTGATGCGATCTGGACCGAAACCAAGTCGGACGACGATGGGAAATTCACGCTCTACTTGCAGCCGGACATCTATGAATTGCGCGTGAAGTCCGAAAACCAAGGCGTCCTAAGGCTCACATCGCAGGTGGTGAATCGGGGTACGAATGAACTCGATCTCGATCTCACGGCGGGAATCGCCTTTCGCGCCGTGGTCGTCGACGCCGCGTCAGGTGAGCCGGTCTCGGGAGTTCGGCTGAGCAACTGGCAGCAGAGGGATATCGAGGGGCGTTCCAACGACGATGGGCTGCTGATTATTCCGGCGATGCTGCCCGGTGAATTTCAATTCGAAGTCAGCGCTGCGAGTTATGGTCGGTGGTGGTGCGAGGAATGTATTAGCGATTGGAACCACCGCACGATCAATAACGAGCAACTGAAATGGCAACGCAATTTCGATCGCCTTGATTTTGATCTGCGCCCGGGCATGCCGACGGCGAAGATTTTCGTCGAGCGTGGCGTTCGCATTCGGGGGCGCGTCGTCGATCCGGACGGTAATCCGGTGGGCGAAGCGACGGTGGCACCGGCCCTGACGGGGACCGGCAACTCGCTGACGGGGGATACGCGATACAGCGTGCCGACGAAAATGGACGGGACGTTTGAGATGTTGCTGCCAGCCAGCAACGACGCCCAGTACAACCTGGTCGCGCACGATGGCAAGTACAACGAGTGGCGCAAATGGGCCAACGGCGTGTTACCACCGATTTCGACCGTGCCAGGTCAGGAGATCGACGACGTCGAGATCAAGTTGACGCGCGGCGCCACCGTGCGGGGGCAAGTGACGGACGCCGACGGCAAACCGGTTGCCTTCTGCGAAGTGCGGGCGACGCCTAAGGACGCCCGAGAGAACCGCTACTACGAGCCGTCGGTGAAAACAGGGGCGAACGGAAAATTCGAGATCATGTTTATCCGGCCGGGCGAGCAATTGATTCAGGTCGTGCAAATGGCGCCGCTTGGGAGGCAAAATGCCGGAAAGTTGACGAGTGCAGTGACGCTGGCATCCGGCGAAATTGTGAATGATTTCGAATTCGAAAGCGCGGGAGCACCTGCGCTGAAATGA
- a CDS encoding acetylxylan esterase has protein sequence MLAIRTILFLSLIMTMLTPAIVRADFPDVDQLSDRADLPDPLVMLDGTPVRTAGEWREKRRPELIKLFEWYMYGAAPAAPKFTAHVDSEHEVLGGKARMKQVTITFGPAGHESDGQIHLLLFVPAVQKKPAPVLLGLNFRGNHMVIAHPAIRLPTLWMPNGPGMENNRATEAGRGLEAPHWGLDQAIDRGYAVATFYHGDVKLDKPTWDDGVPALYFQSGQSAPGDHEWGTIAAWAWGLSRTVDYLVSDPDIDGKRIAVFGHSRNGKTALLAGALDERFALVIPSQAGCGGTSPSRGTVGESVERINTAFPHWFNATFKKFSRATSKLPFDQHCLIALVAPRPVLLTNATGDQWANPSGQFEMLKAAEPVFKLLGAEGCGAGTLPPENELVNTHLGYFIRPGKHDMSQVEWKQWLDFADKQLPK, from the coding sequence ATGCTCGCGATTCGCACCATTCTGTTTTTGTCGCTGATCATGACCATGTTGACTCCTGCAATCGTGCGCGCGGACTTTCCTGACGTGGATCAACTATCGGATCGTGCTGACTTACCTGATCCGTTGGTGATGCTTGATGGCACGCCCGTTCGTACCGCCGGAGAGTGGCGCGAGAAGCGGCGGCCTGAGTTGATCAAACTCTTCGAGTGGTACATGTACGGCGCCGCTCCCGCAGCGCCGAAGTTTACCGCCCACGTCGATAGCGAGCATGAAGTGCTGGGTGGCAAGGCACGCATGAAGCAGGTGACGATTACGTTCGGACCGGCTGGGCACGAAAGCGACGGGCAGATCCATCTGCTGCTGTTCGTGCCTGCCGTGCAAAAAAAGCCGGCGCCGGTGCTGTTGGGCTTGAACTTCCGCGGCAACCACATGGTGATCGCACATCCGGCAATTCGCTTGCCGACGTTGTGGATGCCGAACGGGCCGGGCATGGAGAATAATCGCGCCACCGAGGCGGGACGCGGGCTTGAAGCGCCGCACTGGGGGCTGGATCAGGCCATCGATCGCGGCTATGCCGTCGCGACGTTTTATCACGGCGATGTGAAGCTCGATAAACCGACCTGGGATGATGGTGTGCCGGCGCTGTATTTCCAGTCCGGGCAATCCGCTCCAGGCGATCATGAATGGGGAACGATCGCGGCCTGGGCCTGGGGACTGAGCCGCACGGTCGATTATCTGGTCTCGGATCCGGATATCGATGGCAAGCGAATCGCGGTGTTTGGTCACTCGCGCAACGGCAAGACGGCATTATTGGCTGGCGCGCTCGATGAGCGTTTTGCGCTCGTAATTCCTTCACAGGCAGGTTGCGGCGGCACCTCGCCCAGCCGGGGGACGGTCGGCGAGTCGGTCGAGCGGATCAACACCGCGTTTCCGCATTGGTTCAATGCCACGTTCAAAAAATTCAGCCGCGCGACGAGCAAGCTGCCGTTTGATCAGCATTGCTTGATTGCGTTGGTTGCGCCACGCCCGGTGTTGTTGACCAACGCCACGGGGGACCAGTGGGCGAATCCCAGCGGCCAGTTCGAGATGCTCAAAGCGGCCGAGCCGGTCTTCAAACTGTTGGGGGCCGAAGGGTGCGGCGCCGGGACGCTGCCTCCGGAGAATGAGCTAGTCAATACGCACCTGGGCTACTTCATTCGGCCTGGTAAGCACGACATGAGCCAGGTGGAATGGAAGCAGTGGCTCGACTTCGCGGATAAGCAGTTGCCGAAGTAA
- a CDS encoding DUF1501 domain-containing protein encodes MDPLAAQQLALTRRGFLGRAGGGLGSIALAWLLKSERAAAESKAQAENRAGGLPGLPHFPPRAKRVIYLFQSGAPSQMDLFDYKPALDGLRGTELPESIRQGQRLTGMTSGQHSFPVASSAFRFAQHGQSGALVSELMPHTARVADELCFIKSMYTEAINHDPAITFFQTGAQLAGRPSIGSWVAYGLGSENQDLPAFVAMISQGSGNPADQPLYDRLWGSGFLPTRYQGVKFRSGADPVLYLSNPAGLDAPARRRFLDDLATLNRSRLAETGDPEINTRIAQYELAFRMQSAVPELTAAADEPQHVLDMYGPDAKTPGTFAANCLLARRLVERGVRFVQLFHRGWDQHTKLPTQIAGQCRDTDQASAALVADLKQRGLLDDTLVVWGGEFGRTVYCQGTLTAKDYGRDHHPRCFTIWMAGGGIRPGMTLGATDDYCYNITRDPVHVHDLHATLLHCLGVDHTRLTFQLQGRAFRLTDVHGSVVRQILA; translated from the coding sequence GTGGACCCGCTCGCTGCGCAACAACTGGCCCTGACGCGTCGCGGCTTCTTGGGCCGCGCCGGTGGCGGTTTGGGTTCAATCGCGCTGGCATGGCTGTTGAAGTCCGAGCGAGCGGCGGCCGAATCGAAGGCGCAGGCCGAAAATCGCGCGGGAGGGCTGCCGGGCTTGCCGCATTTTCCGCCGCGAGCCAAGCGCGTGATCTACTTGTTTCAGTCCGGCGCGCCGTCGCAAATGGACCTGTTCGATTACAAACCGGCGCTCGACGGTCTACGCGGCACCGAGCTGCCAGAATCGATTCGGCAAGGGCAGCGCCTGACTGGCATGACCAGCGGGCAACACAGCTTTCCCGTGGCCAGCAGCGCCTTCCGATTTGCGCAGCATGGGCAGAGCGGGGCGTTGGTGAGCGAGCTGATGCCGCACACGGCCCGAGTCGCGGACGAGCTGTGCTTTATCAAGTCGATGTACACCGAGGCGATCAATCACGATCCGGCGATCACGTTTTTCCAAACCGGCGCACAATTGGCCGGACGTCCCAGCATCGGTTCGTGGGTGGCTTATGGGTTGGGGAGCGAGAACCAGGATCTGCCCGCCTTCGTCGCGATGATCTCGCAGGGAAGCGGCAATCCGGCGGATCAACCGCTCTATGATCGTTTGTGGGGAAGCGGCTTTCTGCCAACCCGTTATCAAGGAGTGAAGTTTCGCTCGGGCGCGGATCCGGTGTTGTACCTGTCGAATCCGGCCGGACTCGACGCGCCGGCGCGGCGACGGTTCCTGGATGACCTGGCAACGCTGAATCGTTCGCGGCTAGCCGAGACGGGCGACCCTGAAATCAATACGCGCATCGCGCAGTACGAATTGGCGTTTCGCATGCAGTCGGCGGTGCCGGAGCTTACCGCGGCAGCCGACGAACCGCAGCATGTACTCGACATGTATGGCCCCGACGCGAAAACGCCCGGCACGTTCGCGGCGAATTGTCTGCTTGCGCGCCGGCTGGTCGAACGGGGTGTGCGCTTCGTGCAGCTTTTTCATCGTGGTTGGGATCAGCACACGAAGTTGCCGACGCAAATTGCGGGTCAATGCCGCGACACCGATCAGGCCTCAGCCGCGCTCGTCGCGGATCTGAAGCAGCGCGGTTTGCTCGACGATACGCTTGTCGTGTGGGGAGGCGAATTCGGCCGCACGGTTTATTGCCAGGGGACGTTGACGGCAAAAGACTACGGTCGTGACCATCATCCACGTTGCTTTACGATCTGGATGGCCGGAGGCGGCATTCGTCCAGGCATGACGCTGGGAGCGACCGACGACTATTGCTACAACATTACGCGTGACCCGGTACACGTTCATGATTTGCACGCCACGCTCTTACACTGCCTAGGTGTCGACCACACAAGGCTGACGTTTCAACTGCAAGGACGTGCGTTCCGATTGACCGACGTGCATGGCAGCGTTGTCAGGCAGATTCTTGCTTGA
- a CDS encoding DUF1553 domain-containing protein — MPRKVSAGDVEFNRDVRPMLAAACWRCHGPDSAQRKADLRLDREDGAKGDRGQKSAIVPGDAAASEVMRRVTAADSDQRMPPPNAGEALTAQQVETLRRWIDGGAQWQPHWSFLAPVRPPIPAVKNAAWPRNEIDAFVLAHLESAQLSPATEADKITLLRRVTLDLTGLPPTPAEVDAFLADESPTAYETVVDRLLNSPRYGERMAAPWLDAARFADTNGYQTDGERTMWRWRDWLIGALNRNIPFDQFTIEQLAGDLLPNPTLEQRIATGFNRNHRGNGEGGIIAEEYAVEYAVDRVETTGTVWLGLTIGCARCHDHKYDPVTQREFYQLFALFNQVPERGRAVKVGNSPPFLKTPTVEQQERLTTLEGELTAATQRVENLRPQLVAALEAWESSQPVLGESDWSVTDDLTVHLTCEPNNVGTAVAQSSAESGDAVKPAVKTDQQYLLRSIDGDLTFRAGAIGSAVALSGHNYIDAGNVVDFGYLDKFTIACWVYRDGASDGVIWSRIKDEPDGAGYNLQLVEGRVQLNLVQRWLDDSLRVETTATLAPDRWTHVAVTYDATRLASGVKIYIDGAVQELRTITDLLYQTFGSKEPFRLGGGGPAGRLRGAIDDVRVYRALLPAEQIELIATPDSPAKILATPADKRIARQVRKLQAYYVAQHAAVGLRAAFDQLSSLRREHEKFVDSIPTTMVMEDVQPRRDTFLLRRGRYDQPGEKVLPGIPAFLPAAAESRIENRLGLARWLVDPANPLTARVTVNHYWQLFFGTGLVRSVDDFGAQGELPSHPELLDWLATEFLRNGWDVKRLQRTIVTSATYRQSSNVTAEQMRRDPENRLLGRGPRQRLSAEAIRDAALAASGLLVERIGGPSVKPYQPPRLWLELTGNVEYEQDHGADLYRRSIYTFVKRTVAPPTMVTFDSSPREACAVRNTRTNTPLQALVLMNDVTFVEAARVLAERVIIEAAPEPGERITRAFRLVLARPPTAAELETLLRNWSRQLAHFQQHPDEAEALVKTGEAARKTSDETTELAAYTAVVSLILNLDEAITKE, encoded by the coding sequence GTGCCGCGCAAAGTCTCGGCCGGGGACGTCGAATTCAATCGTGACGTCCGCCCTATGCTGGCCGCTGCCTGCTGGCGCTGTCATGGACCTGACAGTGCCCAGCGCAAGGCAGACCTGCGGCTGGATCGCGAAGATGGTGCGAAAGGAGATCGCGGACAGAAGTCGGCGATTGTGCCCGGCGACGCCGCGGCCAGTGAAGTCATGCGGCGCGTCACCGCGGCCGATTCCGATCAGCGCATGCCTCCGCCGAACGCCGGCGAAGCTTTGACGGCTCAACAAGTCGAGACTCTTCGCCGCTGGATCGACGGCGGTGCGCAATGGCAGCCGCATTGGTCGTTTCTGGCGCCCGTGCGTCCGCCGATTCCGGCGGTGAAGAATGCGGCGTGGCCAAGGAATGAGATCGATGCGTTTGTGCTCGCGCATCTCGAAAGTGCGCAGCTTTCGCCAGCGACTGAAGCGGACAAGATCACGCTGCTGCGACGTGTGACGCTTGACCTGACTGGTTTGCCGCCGACGCCGGCCGAAGTCGACGCGTTTTTGGCAGATGAGTCGCCGACAGCTTACGAAACGGTCGTCGATCGATTGCTGAACTCGCCCCGCTATGGCGAGCGGATGGCGGCGCCGTGGCTGGACGCCGCGCGCTTTGCCGACACTAACGGCTATCAGACGGACGGCGAACGGACAATGTGGCGGTGGCGCGACTGGCTGATCGGAGCGCTGAACCGCAACATACCGTTCGATCAATTCACGATCGAGCAATTGGCCGGCGACTTGCTGCCGAATCCGACGCTCGAGCAGCGGATTGCCACCGGGTTCAATCGTAATCATCGCGGCAACGGCGAAGGGGGAATCATCGCCGAGGAATATGCCGTCGAATATGCCGTCGATCGGGTTGAAACCACGGGCACCGTCTGGCTGGGACTTACCATCGGATGTGCTCGCTGCCACGATCATAAATACGATCCGGTGACGCAACGCGAGTTCTATCAACTGTTCGCGCTTTTTAATCAGGTTCCCGAGCGTGGTCGCGCGGTGAAGGTGGGTAACTCGCCGCCGTTCTTAAAGACGCCAACCGTCGAACAGCAGGAACGACTCACGACACTTGAAGGGGAACTAACGGCTGCCACGCAACGCGTCGAGAACCTGCGGCCGCAGTTGGTTGCCGCGCTCGAGGCTTGGGAATCCTCGCAACCGGTTCTGGGCGAGAGCGACTGGTCGGTGACTGATGATCTAACGGTGCATTTGACGTGCGAGCCCAATAACGTTGGTACGGCTGTAGCGCAGAGCTCGGCCGAGAGTGGTGACGCGGTGAAGCCTGCGGTAAAAACCGATCAGCAGTACCTGCTGCGGAGCATTGATGGCGACCTGACGTTTCGCGCCGGCGCCATTGGGTCGGCCGTGGCGCTATCAGGTCACAATTACATCGATGCCGGCAATGTGGTCGACTTCGGCTATCTGGACAAATTTACGATTGCCTGCTGGGTCTATCGTGACGGTGCGTCGGACGGTGTGATTTGGTCGCGAATCAAGGACGAACCGGATGGCGCGGGGTACAACCTGCAGCTTGTCGAGGGACGCGTGCAGTTGAATCTCGTGCAGCGCTGGCTGGACGACTCGCTGCGCGTGGAAACGACGGCAACGCTTGCGCCGGATCGTTGGACGCACGTTGCGGTTACTTACGACGCCACGCGACTGGCGTCGGGCGTAAAGATCTACATCGATGGCGCGGTCCAAGAGCTGCGGACGATTACCGACTTGCTCTATCAAACGTTTGGTTCGAAAGAGCCATTTCGCCTGGGCGGAGGTGGGCCTGCGGGCCGATTGCGGGGGGCAATCGACGACGTGCGCGTGTATCGCGCTTTGCTTCCGGCTGAGCAAATCGAACTGATCGCCACGCCGGACAGTCCGGCCAAAATTCTCGCCACGCCTGCAGACAAGCGCATAGCGCGGCAAGTTCGCAAACTGCAGGCCTACTATGTCGCGCAGCATGCCGCAGTGGGCCTGCGCGCAGCATTCGATCAACTATCTTCGCTGCGGCGCGAGCATGAAAAGTTCGTCGATAGCATTCCGACCACAATGGTCATGGAGGACGTACAGCCGCGGCGCGATACTTTCTTGCTACGGCGTGGGCGCTACGACCAGCCGGGCGAGAAGGTACTGCCGGGGATACCCGCATTCTTGCCAGCGGCGGCGGAGAGCAGAATCGAAAACCGTCTCGGCCTGGCCCGTTGGCTCGTCGATCCGGCGAATCCGCTTACGGCGCGGGTGACAGTCAATCATTATTGGCAATTGTTTTTCGGGACCGGCCTGGTGAGGAGCGTCGACGATTTTGGTGCGCAGGGAGAATTGCCTAGCCATCCAGAATTGCTCGACTGGCTGGCGACCGAATTTCTGCGCAACGGCTGGGACGTCAAACGTCTGCAGCGAACGATCGTCACCTCGGCGACGTATCGCCAATCGTCAAACGTGACTGCGGAGCAGATGCGGCGCGATCCGGAGAATCGACTGCTGGGGCGCGGCCCGCGGCAACGGTTGTCCGCCGAGGCGATTCGCGACGCGGCGCTAGCGGCCAGCGGGCTACTGGTTGAGCGCATCGGTGGACCGTCGGTCAAGCCATATCAGCCACCGCGTCTGTGGCTCGAACTGACAGGCAATGTCGAGTACGAGCAGGATCACGGCGCCGATTTGTATCGACGCAGCATTTATACGTTCGTCAAGCGGACGGTCGCACCGCCAACGATGGTTACGTTCGATTCCTCACCGCGAGAAGCGTGCGCGGTGCGCAACACGCGCACCAACACACCGCTGCAGGCGCTTGTGTTGATGAACGATGTGACGTTCGTCGAAGCGGCGCGGGTTTTGGCAGAGCGTGTCATTATCGAAGCGGCGCCAGAGCCCGGCGAGCGAATCACGCGCGCATTCCGACTGGTACTGGCTCGACCTCCAACCGCTGCCGAGCTGGAAACGCTGTTGCGAAATTGGAGTCGGCAGTTGGCGCACTTTCAGCAGCATCCGGACGAAGCCGAGGCGCTAGTGAAGACAGGAGAAGCTGCGCGAAAAACGTCCGACGAGACGACCGAGTTGGCCGCTTATACGGCCGTGGTAAGTTTGATTTTAAATCTCGACGAAGCAATCACGAAGGAGTGA